The Methanomethylovorans hollandica DSM 15978 genome includes a region encoding these proteins:
- a CDS encoding glycosyltransferase family 4 protein encodes MTDKMKIAFVIPWYGDIPGGAETECRQTAENLQKNGMNVEILTTCVKQFLSDWNTNHFTEGTYKENGIIVRRFSVRKRDTGKFDQVNLKLMNNCRISPAEEQIYMENMINSDSLCSYIRDHIDDYDHLFFIPYMFGTTYYGSQIHPERSILIPCLHDESYAYMDVFKKMFQDAKAVIYNSEPEKALANQIYDIRGHQIVIGTGMDTDISYNARRFRDKYGINNEFLLYAGRRDSGKNVSLLIEYFSKYKGSAGGNLQLVLIGKGELAIPKEHRHDIIDLGFVPQEDKFDAYAAATLFCMPSINESFSIVLMEAWLCGTPALVHAGCAVTKDHCIKSNGGLYFDNYDEFEGCLQYFLQNPGKRDIMAQNGKEYVLRNYSWDTIVQKYKRFLGVI; translated from the coding sequence TTGACTGATAAAATGAAAATAGCTTTTGTCATACCATGGTATGGCGACATTCCAGGCGGTGCTGAAACAGAGTGTCGGCAAACTGCCGAGAACCTGCAAAAGAATGGGATGAATGTCGAAATACTAACAACCTGTGTCAAACAGTTCTTGAGTGACTGGAATACCAATCACTTTACAGAAGGCACATATAAAGAAAATGGGATCATAGTTAGAAGATTCAGCGTTCGTAAAAGGGATACCGGAAAATTCGATCAGGTCAATTTAAAGCTCATGAACAATTGTAGGATCTCGCCAGCTGAAGAGCAGATCTACATGGAGAACATGATCAATAGTGATTCTCTTTGCTCATATATCAGAGATCATATTGATGACTATGATCATTTATTCTTTATTCCATACATGTTCGGAACCACCTACTACGGTTCGCAGATACATCCTGAGAGATCGATATTGATCCCCTGTCTGCACGATGAAAGCTATGCATATATGGACGTCTTCAAAAAGATGTTCCAAGATGCAAAAGCAGTGATATACAATTCTGAACCTGAGAAAGCACTTGCAAACCAGATCTATGACATAAGAGGTCATCAAATTGTGATAGGTACAGGTATGGACACAGATATTTCATATAATGCCCGGAGGTTTCGGGATAAATATGGCATAAATAACGAATTCCTTCTGTATGCAGGAAGAAGGGATTCCGGAAAAAATGTATCCCTGCTTATAGAATATTTTTCAAAGTACAAAGGGTCTGCAGGTGGGAACCTGCAACTGGTCTTAATCGGGAAAGGAGAACTGGCCATTCCAAAGGAACATAGGCATGACATCATAGATCTGGGATTTGTTCCCCAGGAGGATAAGTTCGATGCTTATGCGGCTGCAACATTGTTCTGCATGCCTTCAATAAATGAGAGTTTCTCTATCGTATTGATGGAGGCATGGCTGTGCGGCACACCTGCGTTGGTGCATGCGGGCTGTGCAGTAACTAAAGACCATTGCATCAAAAGCAACGGTGGATTGTATTTCGATAATTACGATGAATTTGAAGGATGCCTTCAATATTTCCTTCAAAATCCTGGAAAACGTGATATCATGGCTCAGAATGGAAAAGAGTATGTTCTCAGGAACTATAGCTGGGATACCATAGTGCAGAAATATAAGAGATTTTTAGGCGTGATCTAA
- a CDS encoding glycosyltransferase: MEIHQILPTISPCDAIGNEAFVIRDILRNWGYRSEIFAQNIHQSINSVNQLSEHKKRSSKKNVLIYHFSIGSDVSKYVMNAPDRKILLYHNITPPHFFYNVNDNLALILSKGKEELKQLVGKIDVALGDSEYNRIELQDIGYNRTGVLPLLIDLEKYDRYNQGLITRYDDGWTNILFVGRTAPNKKQEDIIKCFYYYKAINPRSRLFLVGGFNGCEVYYDQLQNLIKRLGIKDIHIIGMADFPDLVSYYMLAHMFLCMSEHEGFSVPLIESMHFGVPIIAYSSTAVPYTLGGAGILVNRKCYPEIAEMINLVVTDEKLRERIIAKQNIRLKDFAYKRTMDVFREQLNKVIHEC, encoded by the coding sequence ATGGAGATTCATCAGATCCTGCCAACTATATCTCCCTGCGATGCCATTGGAAATGAAGCGTTCGTTATACGGGATATACTTCGCAACTGGGGTTACAGATCAGAAATATTTGCACAGAACATACATCAATCAATCAATTCTGTAAATCAGTTATCCGAACATAAAAAAAGATCTTCTAAAAAAAATGTGCTTATATATCATTTTTCCATAGGTTCCGATGTTTCAAAGTACGTGATGAATGCTCCTGATAGAAAGATACTCCTGTATCATAACATAACACCACCTCATTTTTTCTATAATGTCAATGATAATCTTGCATTGATCCTAAGTAAAGGAAAAGAAGAACTAAAACAGCTTGTCGGTAAAATAGACGTGGCTCTGGGTGATTCGGAATACAATCGTATAGAGCTGCAAGATATCGGTTATAATAGGACGGGAGTACTTCCCCTGCTCATAGATCTTGAAAAGTATGACAGATATAACCAAGGACTGATCACCAGGTATGATGATGGCTGGACCAATATTCTTTTTGTCGGGAGAACAGCACCCAATAAAAAACAGGAAGACATCATCAAATGTTTCTATTATTACAAGGCCATAAACCCACGTTCCAGGCTCTTTTTAGTTGGCGGGTTCAATGGCTGTGAAGTTTACTATGATCAGTTGCAGAATTTAATAAAAAGATTGGGAATAAAGGATATACACATAATAGGGATGGCTGATTTCCCAGACCTTGTATCTTATTACATGCTTGCACATATGTTCCTTTGCATGAGCGAGCATGAAGGTTTCAGTGTGCCTTTGATCGAAAGTATGCATTTTGGTGTTCCGATAATTGCCTATAGTTCAACAGCTGTGCCTTATACATTGGGTGGAGCCGGCATTTTGGTCAATAGGAAATGCTATCCTGAAATAGCAGAAATGATCAATTTGGTCGTTACAGATGAGAAGCTCCGTGAAAGGATAATAGCAAAACAGAACATCAGATTAAAGGACTTCGCTTATAAAAGAACAATGGATGTGTTCAGAGAACAGCTAAATAAGGTGATCCACGAGTGTTAG
- a CDS encoding glycosyltransferase family 4 protein, whose product MLEIKSGGPEALLNKKTALSSNGDKEKIPYKIAFVVQRYGLEINGGAEYLCREVAEHLSKYFDINVITTCAIDYVTWKNEYDAGETCINGVSVKRFPVDFPRDLKRFNKCSEKVLCKVHSFDEETEWMKLQGPYSTELFKFIGDSKDDYDLFFFFTYLYCTTFFGLPLVADKAILVPAAHDEPPVYLSIFNETFHIPRAIMYNTKEEKDFVIRHFGNGHVPYDIAGSGVSLSEEAHSSNSPKEIIKEDFITYMGRIDESKGCGELFDFFRRYKKEKPSSIKLVVLGKAVMKIPSHPDIIYLGFVSEEEKYNILKNSKILIMPSKYESLSMVLLEAWYCWKPVLVNGQCDVLKGQCIRSNAGLWYENYDEFSACLNLLLADEHLRDQLGDKGRQFVDMHYSWETIEKKYLNLIERVI is encoded by the coding sequence GTGTTAGAAATAAAGAGCGGTGGCCCTGAAGCACTTCTTAACAAAAAGACAGCTCTTTCCTCCAATGGCGATAAAGAGAAAATACCATATAAGATAGCATTCGTAGTTCAAAGATACGGACTTGAGATCAACGGCGGTGCGGAGTACCTTTGCAGAGAAGTGGCCGAACATCTTTCAAAGTACTTTGATATAAATGTCATTACCACATGCGCCATCGATTATGTTACATGGAAAAATGAGTATGATGCAGGGGAAACATGCATAAATGGCGTATCAGTTAAGAGGTTTCCTGTCGACTTTCCCAGAGATCTAAAACGTTTTAACAAATGCTCAGAGAAGGTCTTATGCAAAGTTCATTCATTTGATGAAGAGACAGAGTGGATGAAACTGCAAGGCCCTTACTCTACTGAACTTTTTAAGTTCATCGGGGACAGTAAGGATGATTACGATCTTTTCTTCTTTTTCACGTATCTGTATTGCACAACTTTCTTTGGCCTTCCGCTGGTGGCCGACAAAGCTATCCTGGTCCCTGCTGCACACGATGAGCCTCCTGTTTATCTATCTATCTTTAACGAGACATTCCACATTCCCAGAGCTATAATGTACAACACGAAGGAAGAGAAAGATTTTGTGATCCGGCACTTTGGGAACGGACATGTACCTTATGATATAGCTGGCTCCGGGGTTTCCCTTTCTGAAGAGGCGCACAGCAGTAATTCCCCTAAAGAGATCATTAAAGAGGATTTCATAACCTACATGGGTAGAATAGACGAATCCAAGGGATGCGGGGAATTATTTGACTTTTTCCGAAGGTATAAAAAAGAAAAACCTTCATCCATTAAACTCGTAGTACTGGGAAAAGCTGTTATGAAAATACCTTCACATCCGGATATTATCTACCTTGGTTTTGTATCCGAAGAAGAAAAGTACAATATTCTCAAAAATTCCAAAATACTTATAATGCCATCTAAATACGAGAGCTTATCCATGGTATTGCTGGAAGCATGGTACTGTTGGAAGCCTGTTCTGGTCAATGGACAGTGTGACGTACTCAAAGGGCAATGTATCCGAAGCAATGCCGGTCTGTGGTACGAGAACTATGATGAGTTCAGCGCATGTCTTAACCTATTACTTGCTGATGAACACTTAAGAGACCAGCTCGGAGATAAAGGCAGGCAATTTGTGGATATGCATTATAGCTGGGAAACCATTGAGAAAAAGTATCTCAACCTTATCGAAAGGGTCATTTGA
- a CDS encoding HIT family protein: MECIFCKILSGSIPSYKVYEDDCVFAFLDVYPCSEGHTIVMPKKHISLFTEMHEKDASDLFCSVNIISKAVSRAFGLDGMNIGMNVGEVAGQSVPHVHVHIIPRKAGDNGGSMHDIVATDPGTENLAQLAKKIQESF; encoded by the coding sequence ATGGAATGCATTTTTTGCAAGATACTCTCAGGGTCGATTCCATCATATAAAGTTTATGAAGATGATTGCGTGTTTGCTTTCCTTGACGTCTATCCGTGCTCCGAAGGGCATACAATAGTGATGCCGAAAAAGCATATCAGTCTGTTCACTGAAATGCACGAAAAAGATGCATCTGATCTCTTCTGCTCAGTGAATATCATTTCAAAAGCTGTTTCCAGGGCTTTTGGTCTGGATGGCATGAACATCGGTATGAACGTAGGTGAAGTCGCCGGACAAAGTGTACCGCATGTGCATGTCCACATAATTCCCCGTAAGGCAGGAGATAACGGCGGATCAATGCACGATATAGTGGCAACGGATCCGGGTACTGAGAATCTGGCACAGCTTGCAAAGAAGATACAAGAATCGTTCTAA
- a CDS encoding lysylphosphatidylglycerol synthase transmembrane domain-containing protein: MDKNAIRIIFAMVVSLTLLFILYSQIDIDDILYTIGLLDPFYLLIAFMLYVGNYFFRSLRFYLLLEKKISLRDLFTVVCVHNMTNNIFPARTGELSYIYLLKKIHYKKIEEGIASLLIARFLDFVSIMVLFLMATYTIGNLTPATMHLVWIITFFMLSLIMLFVMFVHFGKKVPQLFRAIAFRLKLDHINLISLLLDKTDGTIERLQLLKNYEKVFLLKLIMVSLTIWLLMYSFNFLLVRAMNIDLNFMLVVFATSFAIFTTVLPIQGIGGFGTLESGWAIGFITVGLSKDVAISSGLIYHTIILIYFLLLGIWGTMLIKKRFRNEQNHLL, from the coding sequence ATGGATAAAAATGCTATCAGGATCATTTTTGCAATGGTTGTTTCATTAACTCTTCTTTTTATATTATATTCACAAATTGATATTGACGATATTCTTTATACAATTGGCCTGCTAGACCCATTTTATCTCTTAATTGCATTTATGCTGTATGTAGGCAATTATTTTTTCAGATCTCTGCGCTTTTACCTGCTCCTGGAAAAGAAGATCAGTTTGAGAGACCTATTTACAGTTGTCTGTGTCCACAATATGACAAATAATATTTTCCCGGCAAGAACAGGAGAATTGTCTTATATCTATCTTTTAAAAAAGATCCATTACAAAAAAATAGAAGAAGGCATAGCATCATTGCTGATCGCACGTTTTCTTGACTTTGTTTCTATAATGGTTTTATTTCTGATGGCAACCTATACCATTGGGAATCTGACTCCGGCAACCATGCACTTAGTATGGATAATAACATTTTTTATGTTGTCATTGATCATGTTATTCGTGATGTTTGTGCATTTTGGAAAGAAAGTGCCTCAACTTTTCAGAGCTATTGCTTTTCGATTAAAACTAGATCATATCAATCTCATTTCTTTGTTATTGGATAAAACCGATGGAACAATAGAGAGGCTTCAGCTGCTCAAGAATTATGAAAAGGTTTTTTTGCTCAAATTGATAATGGTTTCCCTGACCATCTGGCTTTTAATGTATTCTTTCAATTTCCTTCTTGTGCGTGCAATGAATATTGATCTGAATTTTATGCTCGTGGTTTTTGCAACTTCCTTCGCAATATTTACAACTGTTTTACCGATCCAGGGCATTGGTGGATTCGGAACTCTTGAAAGCGGATGGGCTATAGGTTTTATAACAGTGGGTCTGTCAAAGGATGTTGCGATCAGTTCCGGGCTGATCTACCATACGATCATATTGATATATTTCCTTCTTCTGGGTATTTGGGGAACTATGCTGATAAAAAAGAGATTCAGGAATGAACAGAATCACTTATTATAG
- a CDS encoding class I SAM-dependent methyltransferase, with the protein MNSNIASHLEKIHESGKRDFRWENLRLLVKKYVTGHSVLDAGCGTGHMTLSLLNEGYQVTAIDCVDELTSFTHKILEQNDRTASLHTMDLMDVKSLGRDVYDTIICLDVLEHINDDQTALNNLAYTLKEEAIIIVSVPAFSFLYGIRDKEIGHYRRYNREDLVKLIESSGLTVMKMRYWNFLGFLPVIISEKVLKKQINEEFRYRNKAPFYYGFLNKWFSTVENNVSFPVGLSLIAVCKKPSYNK; encoded by the coding sequence ATGAATTCAAATATAGCAAGTCATCTTGAAAAGATCCATGAGTCTGGAAAAAGAGACTTCAGATGGGAAAATTTGCGTTTACTTGTAAAAAAGTATGTGACAGGTCATTCTGTTCTGGATGCCGGTTGTGGTACCGGGCACATGACTTTAAGCCTGCTCAATGAGGGATATCAAGTTACCGCCATTGATTGTGTTGATGAATTAACTTCATTTACACACAAAATACTTGAACAAAACGATAGAACTGCCAGTCTTCATACTATGGATCTGATGGATGTAAAATCCCTTGGACGCGACGTCTACGATACGATCATTTGTCTTGATGTTCTTGAGCACATAAATGATGACCAAACAGCTTTAAATAATTTAGCCTATACGTTAAAGGAAGAAGCTATCATCATTGTTTCTGTTCCAGCTTTTAGTTTCCTCTATGGAATCCGCGATAAAGAAATAGGACATTACAGGCGATATAACAGGGAGGACCTAGTTAAATTGATTGAAAGTTCCGGATTAACGGTCATGAAAATGAGGTATTGGAATTTTCTGGGATTTCTGCCTGTAATTATCTCTGAAAAAGTGCTGAAAAAACAAATAAATGAAGAATTCAGATATAGAAATAAGGCTCCTTTTTATTATGGTTTCTTAAACAAGTGGTTCTCAACTGTTGAAAACAATGTTAGTTTTCCTGTTGGTCTTTCATTGATCGCCGTATGCAAAAAACCATCCTATAATAAGTGA
- a CDS encoding glycosyltransferase family 2 protein → MSKKTNLSIVIPVHNEEENVIWLHEALKNIIPTLNLTYEIIFIDDGSTDKTFEKLKSIQDEYLRILQFQRNYGKAAALSCGFREARGEYIITMDGDLQDDPKEIPQFLVALKEYDMVSGWKFERKDTMSKRAFSKIFNKLTQILTGIKIHDFNCGYKGYRSYVVKNIHVYAEFHRYIPVLAHWKGYTVGEIKVDHHARKYGKSKYGIERLLKGFLDLITVTFLGTYKKRPLHIFGTVGFLLCLSGILIGGYLSSLWIRGIKIGDRPLLMLGIVLIVTGVQLISLGLIGELMTHNRNNDDYIIKYDSFEPETGL, encoded by the coding sequence ATGTCGAAAAAAACGAATCTTTCCATAGTAATTCCGGTTCATAATGAGGAAGAGAATGTAATTTGGTTGCACGAAGCACTCAAGAATATAATTCCTACATTGAATCTGACCTATGAAATTATATTTATAGACGATGGTTCTACTGATAAAACTTTTGAAAAACTTAAGAGTATACAAGACGAGTATCTCAGAATACTGCAATTCCAGCGGAACTATGGAAAAGCTGCAGCTCTTTCTTGTGGTTTTAGAGAAGCGAGGGGAGAATATATCATTACTATGGATGGAGACTTACAGGATGATCCAAAAGAGATCCCACAATTCCTGGTTGCTCTCAAAGAATATGATATGGTCTCCGGTTGGAAATTCGAACGAAAAGACACAATGAGCAAAAGAGCTTTTTCTAAAATATTTAATAAACTAACACAAATATTGACAGGTATAAAAATCCACGACTTTAACTGCGGATATAAAGGATACAGAAGTTATGTTGTGAAAAATATACATGTATATGCGGAATTCCATCGATACATCCCTGTACTTGCACACTGGAAAGGATATACTGTTGGCGAGATCAAAGTTGATCATCATGCAAGAAAGTATGGAAAATCGAAATATGGGATCGAAAGGTTATTAAAAGGATTTCTGGATCTTATTACCGTTACATTTTTAGGGACTTACAAAAAAAGACCTCTTCACATATTTGGTACTGTGGGTTTCCTTCTCTGTCTATCCGGGATACTGATAGGTGGCTATTTATCCTCTTTATGGATCAGAGGTATCAAAATAGGTGACAGGCCTTTGCTAATGCTTGGGATCGTACTTATCGTAACAGGGGTGCAGTTGATCTCTCTTGGATTGATAGGAGAACTGATGACGCACAACAGGAACAATGATGACTACATCATCAAATACGATAGTTTTGAACCGGAAACCGGTCTCTGA
- a CDS encoding FKBP-type peptidyl-prolyl cis-trans isomerase, which translates to MVFLGVKLGDIVAVEYVGTLDNGGIFDSSESQGGPLEFKVGGGQVLQGFEEAVLNMEIGDKKTIRLEPSKGYGEYSKNLVETIPRVSIPNNERLTEETMLLVSLPDGSKMPASITAITEDTVTLDMNHPLADEVLHFEIKVVGIRLAAN; encoded by the coding sequence ATGGTATTTTTGGGCGTAAAGCTAGGCGATATAGTTGCGGTAGAGTACGTTGGTACTCTTGATAACGGGGGAATTTTCGACAGCTCTGAAAGTCAGGGTGGTCCTCTGGAGTTCAAGGTTGGTGGCGGTCAGGTATTACAGGGTTTCGAGGAAGCTGTTTTGAATATGGAGATCGGCGATAAAAAGACCATAAGACTTGAACCTTCCAAAGGTTATGGAGAATACAGTAAGAATCTGGTGGAAACTATTCCCAGGGTTTCCATTCCCAATAATGAGAGGTTAACGGAGGAAACCATGCTGCTGGTAAGCCTGCCGGATGGGTCCAAAATGCCAGCCTCTATAACAGCTATCACTGAGGATACTGTGACACTGGACATGAACCATCCACTGGCGGATGAGGTGCTGCATTTTGAAATAAAAGTTGTGGGGATCAGGCTTGCAGCTAATTAG
- a CDS encoding CobW family GTP-binding protein gives MKVIIIGGFLGSGKTTTLLSLGRHMVEKGHRVAIIVNEIGEVGVDGETLAGSGLIARELTSGCICCTLKISMEYTLQTLEEEYDPDVLIIEPTGIALPLQIKEHVALMELPELSFAPVVTIVDASRLNVELSQVPKFIVTQIKEAEILCVNKIDLVDRETLVSVTGKLMDLNPDALIVEFSARRADAQFMRFIDLLAGEGTARQEGENRNSIELSQVSSHSGKYSLDTKDLDREDMAAMILKILEEVKEKIELLNPLFIGHVKISLSLGKDLVKGSLTSSQGYPMVELLESSGQDPNQLKFLSAVTLLSKPDLVHIIDSAIRSNLERKHVGYESADPVTGLINIKGTSK, from the coding sequence ATGAAAGTTATAATCATTGGTGGATTTCTTGGAAGCGGAAAAACGACAACATTGCTCAGCCTTGGAAGACATATGGTGGAAAAGGGCCACAGGGTTGCTATAATAGTAAACGAGATCGGAGAAGTGGGAGTAGATGGAGAAACTTTAGCAGGGTCCGGACTTATTGCAAGGGAGCTTACAAGCGGATGTATCTGCTGTACACTTAAGATCAGCATGGAGTACACACTGCAGACCCTGGAAGAGGAATACGATCCGGATGTTCTGATCATCGAGCCCACTGGTATTGCCCTTCCCTTGCAGATAAAGGAACATGTGGCTTTGATGGAATTACCTGAACTTTCGTTTGCTCCGGTGGTGACTATCGTGGATGCCAGCAGGTTAAATGTGGAACTGTCCCAGGTACCGAAGTTTATAGTGACACAGATAAAGGAAGCTGAGATACTATGTGTGAACAAGATCGATCTTGTGGACAGGGAAACTCTGGTCAGTGTAACCGGGAAGCTAATGGATCTCAATCCGGATGCTCTTATCGTGGAATTCTCTGCCAGACGGGCAGATGCACAGTTCATGAGGTTCATAGACCTGCTGGCAGGAGAGGGAACTGCCCGCCAGGAAGGCGAGAACAGGAATTCCATTGAACTTTCCCAGGTATCTAGTCATTCGGGAAAATATTCCCTTGATACTAAGGATCTGGACAGGGAAGATATGGCAGCTATGATCCTTAAAATACTGGAAGAAGTAAAGGAAAAGATCGAATTGCTCAATCCTTTATTTATAGGTCATGTGAAGATCTCCCTGAGTTTAGGAAAAGATCTGGTCAAAGGCAGTCTGACATCTTCTCAGGGGTATCCTATGGTAGAGCTACTTGAAAGTTCGGGACAGGACCCTAATCAGCTAAAGTTCCTTTCAGCTGTTACACTGCTAAGTAAACCAGACCTGGTACATATAATTGATTCTGCCATCCGCAGCAACCTGGAGAGAAAACATGTGGGATATGAGTCCGCAGATCCGGTAACCGGTCTGATCAATATAAAAGGAACAAGTAAGTGA
- a CDS encoding ATP-binding protein: protein MVHTDIMLRLEPRGHIALLYDATFELIDIVTNYVQVGIDHNKSCVIYLPSRLAEESIDAFTEAGMDVYDLMMKGQLQLIPCNISGSASEPIDLPGSEELKQASEKAINAGYTGLRIMSCPVAITKDEWPVFLSHEKDVHQIIKDNGAILIRAFPLDALSSSQILDVLELYDEVMLKKQRRWSFISTHQDKHQNKDQTDDQCSEKLGLYSRILDRIWTGLWVIDKNDRVIFFNPGMEAISGLSAEQVFGNDLLDYVKDMAIDAGENFLSMFHTAKNTRKPITYDLLPFLNPEEGLLYQSGVLYPLFDSSGKYEGMVGTVEDITERKRSEEALLAAEEKYHLIFENSPLGIFHFDDKGTITHCNDMFLKIVGTARDKLIGFNMVTSIEDEKMAEAVQAVLSRQLGHYEGEYRSVISSKLTSIKADFSPNISPDGKLLGGIGIFEDITERKKAEEALKLDEFRLQALLELGQMNDASLKEIADFTQEEAVRLTQSKLGYLAFLNEEQTVFSMYSWSKSSWSKSAMEECNLADLNIDYPVVSIGLWGEAIRQRKPVITNDYDAPNPWKKGYPPKHVKITRHMNIPVFDGNRIVAVAGVGNKKTDYDEADVRQLTLLMAGMWRQVQRKRAEDSLKKYAEDLAKANEELSKVNEELKSLDRMKDEFLSNVSHEFKTPLTSIRGYSQLILDGTLGDINDQQKKAMDTVIRNSDRLRRLVDSLLYLSRAQVGRMSYYFEKLQLADIINNCINDLLLQAKNKGIILRTEMEDIPPVRADKDKLTDVLTNLIDNALKFTSEGGLVIVAARKIPNGVHIEVKDTGIGIPADHIPHLFQRFYQVDSSTSRRYGGTGLGLYISRTIVEAHGGNIWIESEEGMGTTVHVELPPWQE, encoded by the coding sequence ATGGTACATACAGACATAATGCTGCGGCTGGAACCCCGGGGCCATATAGCTCTGCTCTATGATGCTACTTTTGAGTTAATTGACATAGTGACAAACTATGTGCAAGTTGGTATAGATCATAATAAAAGCTGTGTCATTTATCTGCCGTCAAGGCTGGCAGAAGAATCCATTGATGCCTTTACAGAGGCTGGCATGGATGTATATGACCTCATGATGAAAGGGCAACTGCAGCTAATACCATGCAATATCTCAGGATCTGCTTCAGAACCAATTGATCTTCCGGGATCGGAGGAACTGAAACAAGCCAGTGAGAAAGCAATAAATGCAGGATATACAGGGCTTAGGATTATGTCGTGCCCTGTAGCAATAACTAAGGACGAGTGGCCAGTTTTTTTATCTCATGAAAAAGATGTGCACCAGATAATCAAGGATAATGGTGCTATCCTGATACGTGCTTTTCCATTGGATGCACTTTCAAGTTCCCAGATACTGGATGTACTGGAACTGTATGATGAAGTAATGTTGAAAAAGCAAAGAAGGTGGTCATTCATAAGCACACACCAAGATAAGCATCAGAATAAGGATCAGACAGATGACCAGTGTTCTGAAAAACTTGGCCTTTATAGCAGAATACTTGACAGAATATGGACAGGCTTGTGGGTTATAGATAAAAATGACAGGGTCATCTTCTTTAATCCGGGGATGGAAGCTATTTCCGGACTTTCCGCAGAACAGGTATTCGGAAATGATTTGCTCGATTACGTAAAGGATATGGCTATCGATGCAGGGGAGAATTTCCTAAGCATGTTCCACACAGCAAAGAATACCAGAAAACCTATAACTTATGATCTTTTGCCATTCTTGAACCCGGAGGAAGGCCTGCTGTATCAGAGTGGTGTACTCTACCCTCTTTTTGATAGCTCCGGCAAATATGAAGGTATGGTGGGAACAGTAGAAGATATCACAGAAAGGAAAAGGTCAGAAGAGGCTTTGCTTGCAGCTGAGGAGAAATATCATCTGATATTCGAGAACTCTCCTCTTGGCATATTTCACTTTGATGATAAGGGAACTATCACGCACTGTAACGACATGTTTCTGAAGATCGTGGGTACTGCAAGGGATAAGCTCATAGGTTTCAACATGGTCACCTCCATAGAAGATGAAAAGATGGCTGAGGCTGTGCAGGCAGTACTTTCAAGGCAACTGGGACACTATGAAGGGGAATACAGATCAGTTATAAGCAGTAAGTTAACCTCTATAAAGGCTGATTTTAGTCCCAATATATCTCCCGATGGCAAGCTTCTTGGAGGTATTGGGATATTTGAGGACATCACTGAAAGGAAAAAAGCCGAAGAGGCTTTGAAGCTCGATGAGTTCAGATTGCAGGCTCTGCTGGAGCTAGGTCAGATGAACGATGCTTCTCTGAAGGAAATAGCGGATTTCACTCAGGAGGAGGCAGTAAGGCTAACCCAGAGCAAACTGGGATATCTGGCATTCCTTAACGAGGAGCAGACAGTGTTTTCTATGTATTCATGGTCAAAAAGCTCCTGGTCCAAGAGCGCCATGGAAGAATGTAACCTGGCAGATCTTAATATAGATTATCCGGTGGTATCTATCGGACTATGGGGTGAAGCTATCAGGCAGCGTAAGCCCGTTATCACTAATGATTATGATGCGCCTAATCCATGGAAGAAAGGATATCCCCCAAAACATGTGAAAATAACGAGGCACATGAACATTCCTGTCTTTGATGGCAACAGGATAGTAGCAGTAGCAGGAGTCGGCAATAAGAAAACAGATTATGATGAGGCTGATGTACGTCAGTTGACACTGCTCATGGCTGGCATGTGGCGTCAGGTCCAGCGCAAGAGAGCAGAGGACAGCCTTAAAAAATATGCTGAAGATCTGGCTAAGGCAAATGAGGAGCTTTCAAAGGTCAACGAGGAACTCAAATCCCTGGATCGCATGAAGGATGAGTTCCTTTCCAATGTAAGCCACGAGTTCAAGACCCCCCTCACGTCTATCAGGGGATACAGCCAGCTTATTCTTGACGGGACACTTGGTGATATTAATGACCAGCAAAAAAAAGCTATGGATACTGTTATTCGCAATTCAGACAGGCTGCGGCGTCTTGTGGACTCGCTGCTTTACCTTAGCAGAGCGCAGGTCGGAAGAATGAGTTACTATTTCGAAAAGCTTCAACTTGCGGACATTATCAATAATTGTATCAATGATCTGCTTCTTCAGGCAAAGAACAAGGGTATTATCCTTCGCACAGAGATGGAAGATATCCCGCCGGTCAGAGCAGATAAGGATAAGCTGACGGATGTGCTGACAAATCTCATTGATAATGCTCTTAAGTTCACTTCCGAGGGAGGTCTGGTCATTGTTGCTGCAAGAAAAATCCCCAATGGGGTTCATATAGAGGTTAAGGATACAGGTATAGGCATACCTGCGGATCATATCCCTCATCTGTTCCAGAGATTCTACCAGGTCGATTCTTCGACGAGCAGAAGATATGGAGGTACAGGATTGGGATTATACATCTCCAGGACCATAGTGGAAGCACATGGGGGAAATATCTGGATAGAGAGCGAAGAGGGCATGGGGACCACAGTGCATGTGGAATTGCCTCCATGGCAGGAATAA